Below is a window of Rhodopseudomonas sp. P2A-2r DNA.
GCGGAAGCGATCCGCACCGCCGACGTGCTGGTGCCCACCGTCACCGACGAAATCACCAAGGAACTGCTCGAGCAGCCCGACATCAAGCTGAAGCTGATCGCCAATTTCGGCAACGGCGTCGACAATATCGACGTGCCCGCCGCCCAGGCCCGCGGCATCACCGTAACCAACACGCCGAAGGTGCTCACCGAAGACACCGCCGACATGACCATGGGGCTGATCCTGGCAGTGCCGCGGCGGCTGATCGAGGGCGCCTCGATCCTCACCGACGGCAAGGACTGGCCCGGCTGGTCGCCAACCTGGATGCTCGGTCGCCGACTCGGCGGCAAGCGGCTGGGAATCATCGGCATGGGCCGCATCGGCCAGGCCGTGGCCCGCCGTGCCCGCGCCTTCGGGCTGCAGATCCACTATCACAACCGCAAGCCGGTGGCCCCGAAGATCGCCGAGGAACTGGGCGCGACCTATTGGGATTCGCTCGACCAGATGCTGGCGCGGATGGACATCATCTCGGTGAACTGCCCGCACACCCCGGCGACCTTCCACCTGCTGTCGGCCCGCCGCCTCAAGCTGGTGCGCAAGGACGCCTATATCGTCAACACCGCGCGCGGCGAGATCATCGACGAAGAGACCCTGACCAAGCTGATCGAATCCGGCGACATCGCCGGCGCCGGCCTCGACGTGTTCGAGCACGAGCCGGCGGTCAATCCCAAGCTGGTGCGGCTGGCCAAGGCCGGCAAGGTGGTGCTGCTGCCGCATATGGGCTCGGCGACCATCGAGGGCCGCGTCGAGATGGGCGAGAAGGTCGTGGTCAACATCCGCGCCTTCCTCGACGGCCACAAGCCGCCGGACCGCGTGCTGCCGGGAATGCTGTAGGGCCCAAAATGCTGCAGCATTGCTGCAGCATTTTCGTCGCCAGTCGCCTGTTTTGCTGCGCAACAAGGTGCAGCATTGAGGAGCGGATCAATCAGGATCGACGTCGCGGGCAGCCGCCCTTGTTCCTCACCAAGCTTTTGAATTGCAAACGAAATTTCGGAATGATGCGCCGCACCATTCGAGGCGCTCCCGCTCCAGTCCGTTGCGGCACGGCTTCATCAATGGCCGATCGGGGATTCCCGCCAGCGACGACAGATGCTGCATTGCACAAAATGCACTTATTGTGCTCCGCAATATAGGGTGTCCTACTCGTGCCCGCTAAGATCCACGATCGTCGGCGCGTCGCCGTTGAGCGGGTTCTCCGGATCCCTTTTGTAGCGCAGCGTCTCGAAGCGCATGGCGCGGGCGTCGACCATCAGCAGGCGACCGACCAGCCCCTCGCCAAAGCCGACGATCTCGCGGATCGCTTCCAGCGCCATCATGGAGCCGAGCACGCCGGCCAGCGCGCCCATGACCCCGGCTTCCTGGCAGCTCGGCACCGTGCCCGGCGGCGGTGGTTCCGGGAACAGGCAGCGCAGGGTCGGGTTGAGTTCCCCTTCGGCATTGCGCTCGAACGGCCGCAGCGTGGTCAGCGACCCGTCGAACTGGCCGAGCGCCGCGGTGACCAGCGGCACGCCGGCGAGATGACAGGCGTCGGACACCAGATAGCGCGTGGCGAAATTGTCGGAGCCGTCGAGCACCAGATCGTAGCCGGAGATCAGCGCCATTGCATTGGCTGCGGTCAGTCGCGTGTCATGCGCGGCGAATTTCACATGCGGATTGAGCGCGTCGACCCGCGCCGCGGCGCTGTCGACCTTGGGCCGCCCGACATCGGAGGTGAAATGGATGATCTGGCGCTGCAAGTTGGACAGCGAGACGTGATCGTCATCGACCACGCCGAGCGTGCCGACGCCCGCCGCCGCCAGATACATCAACACCGGCGCGCCGAGCCCGCCGGCGCCGATCACCAGCACCGACGCCTCCTTCAGCGCCGCCTGGCCGGGGCCGCCGACCTCGCGCAGCACGATGTGGCGGGCATAGCGTTCGAGTTCTTCCGAGCTTAGCATGCAGTGACGCCCATCATTGATATCTCAACACACTCAACCGTCATCCTGAGGCGCTCGCCGTCTTCGGCGAGCCTCGAAGGATGCATGTTCAGTGCTCGTGGCCGCATCCTTCGAGGCCGTCGCAAGAGCGACGGCACCTCAGGATGACGACGCTGGTGACGGTTCCCCTGAACCATCGCCCTGCTGTTGCCGACCCAGCAGATGTGCTTCAATCCGACAACATCAACCACGGGACATGTCATGAGATCGATGCTGGCCGCAACATTGATCGTCGCCTCGGCCCAAGCGGCCGCGGCCCAGACCGTTGCGACGCCGCCGGCGGTGCAGGGCGTCAAGCCGAAGCCGGTGGCCACCGTGCCGGTGCGCCCGGCGCTGCAGACGCCCGCCGACACCGCCAATGCCATGGTGCTGGCGGAGCGCCAGGGCATCCAGTCGGACCTCGCCTGGGTCGGCCAGTACAACGGCGCCATCAATGGCGAAGTCAGCGAGCGCATGGTCGCGGCCATCAAGGGGTTCCAGAAGGACAACGGCGGCAAGCAGACCGGCGTGCTCAATCCGCAGGAGCGCACGCTGCTTTCGGACGCCGCGCGAAAATTGCAGGCCAATGTCGGCTGGAAGACCGTGACCGACATGGTCACCGGCGCGCGGCTCGGCCTGCCGACCAAGCTGGTGCCGCAGCAGAGTTCCGACGCCAATGGCAGCAAGTGGTCGTCGACGTCAGGCACGATCCAGATCCAGCTTGCGCGACGCAAGGAAGCCGGCGTCACCACCGCGAAACTCGCCGAACTTGAGAAGAAGGAACCGGCCGGCCGCAAGATCGAATACAGCGCAATCAAGCCGGACTTCTTCGTGCTGTCGGGCATGCAGGGGCTGAAGAAATTCTACGTGCGCGGCACCTTCAAGGACGCCGAGGTGCGCATCCTCACCATCCTCTACGACCAGGCCACCGAAGGCACCATGGAGCCGGTGGTCATTGCCATGTCGTCGGCGTTCAACGCGTTTCCGGTCGGCGCGCAGGCGGCCTCCGGCCCGCCGCCGCGCAAGAAGGTGGAATATGGCAGCGGCATCGTGGTCAGCGAGGACGGCGCGATCCTCACCGACCGCCAGCTCATCGACGGCTGCATGTCCGTCGTCGTCGCGGGCCAGAATCTGGCGACTCCCGGCAATGCCGATCGCGTCGCCGAGGACAAGGTGCGCGACCTCGCTCTGCTGCGCATCTACGGCGTCCACGGATTGAAACCGCTGGCGCTGGGCAATGCGGCAGCGAAGCCCGCGCTCGACCTCACCGGCATTGCCGATCCGCAGAGCCAGGGCGGCAATGCGGCAGTCAGCACGGTCAAGGCCTCCGTCGCACCGGTCGGCAGCAACGGCGAACTGGCGCTGTCGCCGGCGCCCGGCATCGGCTTTTCCGGCGCCGCCGCGACCGACGCCGATGGCGCCTTCGCCGGCCTCGCGCAGTTGAAGCCGGTGGTGGTCGCAGGCCCTGCCAACGGCGTCGCCACACAGGCAACCCTGGTGCCCGCGGACACGGTGCGCGAATTCCTCAAGACCAATGGCGTGAGCTTTGCCGCGGGCGCCGCGGGCAACGCGAAGGCGTCGATGGTGCGCGTGATCTGCGTGCGCAAGTAACAACCACTTGCAGTGCATCGACAGCAAGCAAAGCATCGAGCGCTGCATACTGCACAGCACGCGACGACTTCAAACGCCTGCCAGACCATACTTTTGATAGCGGAACTATCCAAATCGTTTTGATATCAAAACGGTAGTTCCACGGACCGTAGTCAACCGGAGTATCCTTGCCGCCGGTCTTGCCGCATCGTCAGGACATTGCTGATTCGGACACGCGGCGACCCGTGAATGGTTCTGTAGGTCGGGCCGACACGTCCAGGCAAAATTGAGTCGTACCGCCGAAGGCGGTAGCGGCTCAGGTCTGGCGATACCGCCTCCAATACTCAACCATTCAAGGACCGAACATGCATACGATCGTACTGGCCACCCAAAAGGGCGGCAGCGGCAAGAGCACTCTCTCGATCGGCCTCGCGCTGGCGGCGATCGCGGACGGGCATACCGTTCGCCTGATCGAGACCGACCCGCTGGGCACGCTGTCCAACTGGCAGTCCCGCCGCCCCTATGCCGAACCCCTGGTCGAGCCGATCTACTGCGCCTCGGAACTCGAGCCGCGCCTGCGGCTGCTGGACCAGAGCGGCATCACGCTGACCATCATCGACACCGCCGCCGGTACCAGCGCGGTGACCACCACGGCGATCGGCTGCGCCGACCTCTGCCTGATCCCGTCGCGCCCGAGCGTTGCCGACATCGAGGCCACCGCCTCGACGCTGGGCGCCATCCGCGCCTTCGACAAGGCCTTCGCCTTCGTGCTCAACCAGACGCCTATCCGCGGCCAGCGCATCCAGAACGCGGCCAACAGCCTGGCGGGCGATGACGTGCCCGATCTCACCGGCATCGTCGCGCAACCGTTCATCGTGATGCGCAACGACCACCAGGACGCGCTCGCGGCCGGCCTCGCCGTCACCGAATTCGCCCCGACCGGAAAGTCGTCGGAAGAAATCCGCGGTCTGTGGCAGTGGGTCGCCGACAAGCTCGGCATCGCCGCCCTGGCCGACCTGCAATCGATCGCCGCCGAACTCGATATGTCGGCCGATGTTGTGCCTACGCTGTGGGGCCCCACGCCGACGGACGCAGATACGGTCATTTTCGTTTCCTGAATCCGGCCCCGTTTTCTCCTCGGGACCCGGTACTACCCAACTGCGCGCCTCCTGTCCTTGCGACAGGGGCGCGATTTTTTGACACGACCGTGCACGAAGACTGCGGTCCGTCCCGCAATTCCACGGTGGCGGAACTTCATACTTCGCAGAGGAGCGCCAGAATACCTTCGACGGTGTCAGGCGAATCGATCCGCACCAAGCGGCCGGTCGTCTTGCACGCAACCGAAAGTGACCCATGCCGCACGCCCAGCCCTCCGCCGCCGAACCCGCCGCATCGCTGGACACATGGCTGGCCAGGGACGACGAATGCGTGCGCAAGCTCGCGATGCTGCTGGTGCATCGCGAGAACCGCGACCTCGACGAGGTGGTGGCGCTGATCGCCCGCCTGGCGATTCCGCTCGAATAGGCCGTCTTGTCCGATACGCCTCCCCGCACCGCTGCCGACGAAATCCCGCGACTGCGTAGCGCGCATCTTGCCGTTCGTTGCCGGCCCGTTACACATGCGGGATCGATCACGACCGGTCGGGGCGGGCCAGCCCGAGCGTCGTGACAGCGGCGACACCAGGGGTGCGATCATGACCACGTTGAGCAATCGGGCGGAGCGACTGAAGCAGGGCAAGGCGCTGCGCCGCAAGACGCCTCGCGAGGCCCATGCCGAGTTCAAGGGTCCGCTGGCGCGCAGCGCCGTGGCCATCCTGGCGGAAAGCGATGCCGACCGCGTCCCCGAGCTGGTCCCGGAGCGCTACAAGCGCATGATAGCCAGCCCGTTCGCGTTCCTGCGCGGCGCGGCAGCGATCATGACAACCGATCTGGCCGGCCAGCCGATGGCCGGCATCCCGGTGCAGGCCGGCGGCGACAGCCATCTGATGAATTTCGGCGCCTTCGTCACTCCCGAAGACAACATCCTGTTCGACGTCAACGATTTCGACGAGACGCTGGCCGGCATCGACTTTACCGTGGACGTCAAGCGTCTGGCGGCCAGCGTGGCGGTCGCCGCACTGGCCACCGATGCGTCGCGCAAGCAGTCGCGCGCGCTGGCCGCCAGCACGGTCAAGGCCTATCGCTGGCACATGGCGGCGCTGTCGAAAATGTCGCCGCTGGAAATCTGGCACAGCCGCATCGACCTCGAGGAGGAGATCGGCGCCATCGGCCATGCCGGCCTGCAGCGCAAGCTCGCGTCGATCATCGACAAGGCGCGCGGCGAAGGCCTGGCGCTGGACGACAACTTTCCGCATCTCACCGCCGGCGACGCGCCGCGGATCGTCGACAAGCCGCCGACCATCTTCCACCTGGATTCGCGCCGAGATGCCCATCACCGCATCGATATCGCCGGCGTGCTCGCCAGCTATCGCAAGGACCTGTGGCCGGACCGGCAACGGCTGCTCGACCGCTTCACCCTGCAGGACTTCGCATTCAAGGCGGTCGGCGTCGGCTCGGTGGGGACCTACTGCTACGTCTGCCTGTTCCTCACCGGCGACGGCGAGCCGCTGTTCCTGCAGATCAAGCAGGCGCAAAAGTCGGTGCTGGAACGGCTCGGCGGCAGGCCGTCCTACAAGGGCAACCAGGGCCGCCGCGTCGTCGAGGGTCAGCGCATGATGCAGGCCGCCAGCGACATCTTCCTCGGCTATGCCCGCGATGACGCCTCGGGCCGGGATTTCTACATCCGGACCCTGAAGAACCGCCGGCTCGGCGGTGTCAGCGACATCGGCGAAGGCGAGGCGCTGGCGGACTACGCCGCTCTGTGCGGCCGTACCCTTGCGCGCGCCCACGCGCGCTCCGGCGACGCCGCGATCATCACCGGCTACATGGGCAAGACCGCGGCCTTCGACGACGCCATTGCCGCCTTTGCCATGGCCTATGCCGACCAGACCATCCTCGATCATGCGGCCCTGGTCAAAGCCAGGAATAACAAGTCGCGCAGCAAGACAACGCCCACCCGCAAGAACGCCGGCAAGAAAGCCCGCAAGACGCGCGGCACGAACGCCGGCAAGTCATCGGCATCGCGCAGCAAGGCGCCGTAGTCACGCGAGCACGGAACTTAACGATTGAGAAAGGCGCGCCTCAATACCTTCGTTCAAGGCTGATCGATTCGCGCCGTGCGACCGGTCGGCTGACCCTCGGAATGAAGGTGATCCCATGCCCCACGCCCAGTCCTCCCAGGCCGACACCCTCGCTCCGCTGGCCAGCTGGCTGTCCAGCGACGACGAATGCGTGCGCAAGCTGGCCATGTTGCTGGAGCATCGCGAAACCCGGGATCTCGATGAAGTCGTGGCGCTGATCGGCCGTCTCGCGGTGCCGCTAGAATAGCAGCGTTTTCCCTTGAGTCGGATTCCATTCGCTTGAACCGTGTCCCGGACGCAGTGCTATGCGCCTCCGTCAGAAGGCGTCATGCACTGCAGAGCCGGGACCGCCACGCACTCGGGAGTTTGGTACGGTCCCTGGGTCTGCGGAGCGGCATAAGAATGCCGTACCGCGTCCGGGACACGATGATCCGGTTCAATCTTGATGGATCAGACTCTAAGCCGAGCTATGCCGGCACGCTGCCCTTCACCGCATTGGCGAAGGCCGCGTAGCTGACCCGGCCCGAAGCATCCTCGGTGAGATGCGCGCGGACGCGTGCTTTCAACTCGGCGAGCACGTCCGGGTCCATCGCCGCTACCGTCGGCTTCACCGTGGTGCCCGCGGTCGAGGCCGACCAGAAATCCTCGAAGTCGTCGTAACTACGCGTCACATCGATGCGGCGGGTTTCGACCTCGCGCAGGCCCGCCGCACGCCACAGCCGCTGCAGGTTCTCGCTGCGCGACGCATCCATGCTCGGCGGCATCGACGGCACGAAGCCCATGGCGCGCAACTCGCGCATCACCGGTTCGAGCGGAAAGCCGCCGCCGTCCATGTCCCACGCATAGGCCGCCACCATGCCGCCCGGTTTCACCACCCGCGCCATTTCGGCGACGCCTTTCGCCGGATCGGGCACGAAGAAGATCACCAGCGCCATCACCGCGACATCGAATGCCTTGTCGGCGTAGGGCAGCGCCATGGCGTCGCCGAGCTGAAACACGGCGGGACGCGCCGCGGCGCGGGTGCGGGCAAAGGCGATCTGCCCCTCGGAGGGATCGATGCCCTGGATCTCCGCCGGTGCGCAGCGCTGCACGATCGCCTCGGTGAAGGCGCCGTTGCCGCAGCCGACATCGACCCAGCGCAGGCCGGGCGACGGCTTCAGCCAGTCCAGAAAGATATCGCCGGCAAGCCGGCTCCACAGTCCCATCATCCGCTCATAGGCGGCACCGTCGTTGAAGCGGATGGAAGCGTCGTTCATCGGCTGAATCCCTGCATGGCCTGGCGGTCCCGGCAACGGCGTAGTCCTGCCATGTCCGGCACCGGACTGTCGAGCTGCGCCCCAGAGTCCGCTCTACGATATTTGAGCCCGCCACGACGCGGCACCGACCTCTTCCTGCCCGCCGGAGGGCGCCGCACAGGATATAAACACCGTTAATCGGACGCTAAACGGTTCCCATAAAATTAACGCTCTTCGACTAGCGTGCAACGCAGCAACGGCAGTCGCCATGCAATTTATTCATTTGCAGAATGCACGGATAGATTATGCGAATCGGATTTCATTGCCGTGTTGGCAGCCTGCTCAACGGCGCTTTCCTTGGCCTGACCGCAGTGGTGGTCGTTCTGCTCGGTCTGCGGCTCGTCACGAATTTCGGCGATATGACCGCCGCGAGCCGACTGGTCACACTTGCCGAGGCCGACCGCACGGTCTTCAACACCATGCAGGTGCTGCGCCTGTCGCGCGGCGAGGCTCAGACCGTCTTGCTGAATCTGGACGATCCCTCGGCAAAACTCGCTGAGCTGCGCGCGCGAGGGACGACGAAATATTTGGAGGCCGTCGCGGTTCTCCCGCGCATCGGCGGTGCCGCGCTGGATGCCCTGGTGGCCGATCTGCGAACGCGCTGGAGCGAGACCGAGCAGAAGTGGCAGGAACTCGGCGCGGCCGCCGCGAAGCCGAAGCCGACCCGCAAGGTTGCGGATACCGACGTCTGGTACAAGTCGACGACCCGCGTGCTCGACAATCTGAACGACGCATCGCTCCGTGTCGCGGCCGAGGCGCGACTTGCCGATCCCTATGTGGCGGAGCTGGTCGCGGCGCGTCAGACCGCCTGGAGCATCCGCGAGGCAGCCGGCTCCGAATGCTCGGCGCTGCGCGGCAGCGTCGCTGCGAATGAACCCCTGTCACCTGCCAACCTCTCCACCATCGGGCGGTTGCGCGGCGCCGACGAGGCCGGCTGGAGCGCGCTCAAGGGCCTGATGGTCCGCAGCGACGTCCCGCCGCAACTGGCGAGCGCGGTGACCGCCGGCGAACGTGATTTCAGCGGCTCGATGGCCGCGCGCGACGCCGTCTATCGCGAGCTCGGCAAGGGATCGGCATCGTCGGTCACCCCGGCGCAATGGACGACGCTGTGCAACGCGCCGTTCGAGCCGATCATGGCGGTTGCGCGGACTGCGCTGGACCTGATGCAGCAGCGCGCCGAAACACAATACGACGCGGCGCGGTTTGCCCTCGTCGCCACCATCGCGGTGACGCTGCTGATGCTGTCCGCGGCGGCGCTGGTGCTGCGGCTGATCCGTCGGCGCGTGATCCAGCCGGTCAGGACCCTGAACGAGGCCATCGGACATTTGTCGCGGCACGAATACGAGGCTCCGGTGCCGCAGGTCGGCGACGACGACGAATTTTCGGCCATGGCCGAGACCCTGGAATCGCTGCGCCTGGGCACCATCACGTCCGAACTGGCCAACGCCGAGCGCCAGGCCGCCCAGGCCAATGACATCGAACGGGCGACGCGTCTCGGCGTCCTGTGCCGCGACTTCCAGGCATCGGTCGGCCGCACGCTCGATACGGTGGCCGGGGCCAACCAGCAGATGGTTGTCGCCGCCGATGCCATGACCGAGACGGCAACCGACGCGACGCGCCGCACCGACGAGATCGCGCGCGCCGTGCAGCAGGCCGCGGAGAGCATCAATTCGGTGGCCGGAGCATCGGAAGAGATGCGCACCTCGCTTGCGGAAGTCTCGACCAAGGTCGAGCAGTCCTCGAAACTGTCGGCCGACGCGGTCGGCGAGGCCGAGGCCACCAACCGCAACGTGGCGCGGCTGTCGGTGGCCGCCGCCGAAATCGGCCAAGTGGTCGGCGTCATCACCACCATCGCCGCGCAGACCAACCTGCTGGCGCTCAACGCGACGATCGAGGCCGCGCGCGCCGGCGAGCACGGACGCGGCTTCGCCGTCGTCGCCGGCGAAGTCAAATCGCTGGCGTCGCAGACCGCCACCGCCACCGGTCAGATTACCGCGCAGGTGTCGGCCATCCAGGCCGCCACGGAGTCGGCGGTGCTCGCCATGGACGGCATCGGCGCGCGCATCCGCGAGGTCGACGGGCTGACCGGGGCCATCACCCAGGCCATCCAGGGCCAGGTCAACGCCATGAACCAGGTGTCGCGCGACGCCCAGGAAGTTGCGCTGCTGACCGACCGCG
It encodes the following:
- a CDS encoding 2-hydroxyacid dehydrogenase, yielding MSVKKKPLVVVTRKLPDSIETRMRELFDARINLDDQPMTSEQLAEAIRTADVLVPTVTDEITKELLEQPDIKLKLIANFGNGVDNIDVPAAQARGITVTNTPKVLTEDTADMTMGLILAVPRRLIEGASILTDGKDWPGWSPTWMLGRRLGGKRLGIIGMGRIGQAVARRARAFGLQIHYHNRKPVAPKIAEELGATYWDSLDQMLARMDIISVNCPHTPATFHLLSARRLKLVRKDAYIVNTARGEIIDEETLTKLIESGDIAGAGLDVFEHEPAVNPKLVRLAKAGKVVLLPHMGSATIEGRVEMGEKVVVNIRAFLDGHKPPDRVLPGML
- a CDS encoding HesA/MoeB/ThiF family protein gives rise to the protein MLSSEELERYARHIVLREVGGPGQAALKEASVLVIGAGGLGAPVLMYLAAAGVGTLGVVDDDHVSLSNLQRQIIHFTSDVGRPKVDSAAARVDALNPHVKFAAHDTRLTAANAMALISGYDLVLDGSDNFATRYLVSDACHLAGVPLVTAALGQFDGSLTTLRPFERNAEGELNPTLRCLFPEPPPPGTVPSCQEAGVMGALAGVLGSMMALEAIREIVGFGEGLVGRLLMVDARAMRFETLRYKRDPENPLNGDAPTIVDLSGHE
- a CDS encoding serine protease, whose product is MRSMLAATLIVASAQAAAAQTVATPPAVQGVKPKPVATVPVRPALQTPADTANAMVLAERQGIQSDLAWVGQYNGAINGEVSERMVAAIKGFQKDNGGKQTGVLNPQERTLLSDAARKLQANVGWKTVTDMVTGARLGLPTKLVPQQSSDANGSKWSSTSGTIQIQLARRKEAGVTTAKLAELEKKEPAGRKIEYSAIKPDFFVLSGMQGLKKFYVRGTFKDAEVRILTILYDQATEGTMEPVVIAMSSAFNAFPVGAQAASGPPPRKKVEYGSGIVVSEDGAILTDRQLIDGCMSVVVAGQNLATPGNADRVAEDKVRDLALLRIYGVHGLKPLALGNAAAKPALDLTGIADPQSQGGNAAVSTVKASVAPVGSNGELALSPAPGIGFSGAAATDADGAFAGLAQLKPVVVAGPANGVATQATLVPADTVREFLKTNGVSFAAGAAGNAKASMVRVICVRK
- a CDS encoding division plane positioning ATPase MipZ, translated to MHTIVLATQKGGSGKSTLSIGLALAAIADGHTVRLIETDPLGTLSNWQSRRPYAEPLVEPIYCASELEPRLRLLDQSGITLTIIDTAAGTSAVTTTAIGCADLCLIPSRPSVADIEATASTLGAIRAFDKAFAFVLNQTPIRGQRIQNAANSLAGDDVPDLTGIVAQPFIVMRNDHQDALAAGLAVTEFAPTGKSSEEIRGLWQWVADKLGIAALADLQSIAAELDMSADVVPTLWGPTPTDADTVIFVS
- a CDS encoding DUF2252 domain-containing protein yields the protein MTTLSNRAERLKQGKALRRKTPREAHAEFKGPLARSAVAILAESDADRVPELVPERYKRMIASPFAFLRGAAAIMTTDLAGQPMAGIPVQAGGDSHLMNFGAFVTPEDNILFDVNDFDETLAGIDFTVDVKRLAASVAVAALATDASRKQSRALAASTVKAYRWHMAALSKMSPLEIWHSRIDLEEEIGAIGHAGLQRKLASIIDKARGEGLALDDNFPHLTAGDAPRIVDKPPTIFHLDSRRDAHHRIDIAGVLASYRKDLWPDRQRLLDRFTLQDFAFKAVGVGSVGTYCYVCLFLTGDGEPLFLQIKQAQKSVLERLGGRPSYKGNQGRRVVEGQRMMQAASDIFLGYARDDASGRDFYIRTLKNRRLGGVSDIGEGEALADYAALCGRTLARAHARSGDAAIITGYMGKTAAFDDAIAAFAMAYADQTILDHAALVKARNNKSRSKTTPTRKNAGKKARKTRGTNAGKSSASRSKAP
- a CDS encoding class I SAM-dependent methyltransferase, which produces MNDASIRFNDGAAYERMMGLWSRLAGDIFLDWLKPSPGLRWVDVGCGNGAFTEAIVQRCAPAEIQGIDPSEGQIAFARTRAAARPAVFQLGDAMALPYADKAFDVAVMALVIFFVPDPAKGVAEMARVVKPGGMVAAYAWDMDGGGFPLEPVMRELRAMGFVPSMPPSMDASRSENLQRLWRAAGLREVETRRIDVTRSYDDFEDFWSASTAGTTVKPTVAAMDPDVLAELKARVRAHLTEDASGRVSYAAFANAVKGSVPA
- a CDS encoding methyl-accepting chemotaxis protein, with the protein product MRIGFHCRVGSLLNGAFLGLTAVVVVLLGLRLVTNFGDMTAASRLVTLAEADRTVFNTMQVLRLSRGEAQTVLLNLDDPSAKLAELRARGTTKYLEAVAVLPRIGGAALDALVADLRTRWSETEQKWQELGAAAAKPKPTRKVADTDVWYKSTTRVLDNLNDASLRVAAEARLADPYVAELVAARQTAWSIREAAGSECSALRGSVAANEPLSPANLSTIGRLRGADEAGWSALKGLMVRSDVPPQLASAVTAGERDFSGSMAARDAVYRELGKGSASSVTPAQWTTLCNAPFEPIMAVARTALDLMQQRAETQYDAARFALVATIAVTLLMLSAAALVLRLIRRRVIQPVRTLNEAIGHLSRHEYEAPVPQVGDDDEFSAMAETLESLRLGTITSELANAERQAAQANDIERATRLGVLCRDFQASVGRTLDTVAGANQQMVVAADAMTETATDATRRTDEIARAVQQAAESINSVAGASEEMRTSLAEVSTKVEQSSKLSADAVGEAEATNRNVARLSVAAAEIGQVVGVITTIAAQTNLLALNATIEAARAGEHGRGFAVVAGEVKSLASQTATATGQITAQVSAIQAATESAVLAMDGIGARIREVDGLTGAITQAIQGQVNAMNQVSRDAQEVALLTDRVSTQINEVRAAAAGTVAAAGQVRQTTDDLGRQSGHLSLEIERFIAGVG